One genomic segment of Photobacterium sp. DA100 includes these proteins:
- the accC gene encoding acetyl-CoA carboxylase biotin carboxylase subunit, with the protein MLDKIVIANRGEIALRILRACKELGIKTVAVHSTADRDLKHVLLADEAICIGPAKSTESYLNIPRIISAAEITGAVAIHPGYGFLSENADFAEQVERSGFIFVGPKAETIRLMGDKVSAITSMKKAGVPCVPGSDGPLDNDEAKNKAFAKRIGYPVIIKASGGGGGRGMRVVRSEAELIEAIQMTRAEAKAAFNNDMVYMEKFLENPRHIEVQVLADGQGGAIHLGERDCSMQRRHQKVVEEAPAPGITEEMRKYIGERCTRACIEIGYRGAGTFEFLYENGEFYFIEMNTRIQVEHPVTEMVTGVDLIKEQLRIAAGQPLSYTQDDIKIKGHAVECRINAEDPERFLPCPGKIERFHAPGGMGVRWESHIYTGYSVPPFYDSMIGKLITFGENRDVAIARMKNALGEMIIDGIKTNVPLQQEIMADENFQHGGANIHYLEKKLGLQ; encoded by the coding sequence ATGCTAGATAAAATTGTAATTGCCAACCGAGGCGAGATTGCGCTGCGTATCCTGCGCGCATGTAAAGAGCTCGGTATCAAGACGGTTGCGGTGCATTCTACTGCCGACCGCGATCTCAAGCATGTGCTATTGGCTGACGAAGCGATCTGTATTGGTCCGGCAAAAAGTACCGAGAGCTACCTGAACATCCCACGCATCATCAGTGCGGCTGAAATCACTGGCGCGGTGGCAATCCACCCAGGCTATGGCTTCCTGTCTGAAAACGCAGACTTTGCCGAGCAGGTAGAGCGCTCTGGCTTTATTTTCGTTGGCCCGAAAGCCGAGACCATCCGCCTAATGGGTGACAAGGTTTCTGCGATCACCTCGATGAAAAAAGCCGGCGTTCCTTGTGTACCAGGCTCTGACGGTCCACTGGATAACGATGAAGCCAAGAACAAAGCCTTTGCCAAGCGCATCGGCTACCCGGTGATCATCAAGGCATCAGGCGGCGGCGGTGGCCGTGGTATGCGTGTGGTACGCAGCGAAGCTGAGCTGATCGAAGCTATCCAGATGACCCGTGCCGAAGCCAAAGCAGCTTTCAACAACGATATGGTTTACATGGAGAAATTCCTGGAAAACCCACGCCATATCGAAGTTCAGGTACTGGCTGACGGCCAGGGCGGTGCCATCCACCTGGGTGAGCGTGACTGTTCAATGCAGCGTCGCCACCAGAAAGTGGTAGAAGAAGCCCCGGCTCCGGGCATCACCGAGGAAATGCGTAAGTACATCGGTGAGCGCTGTACCCGCGCCTGTATCGAAATCGGCTACCGCGGTGCCGGTACCTTCGAGTTCCTGTACGAGAACGGTGAATTCTACTTCATCGAAATGAACACCCGTATCCAGGTTGAGCACCCAGTGACCGAGATGGTCACCGGCGTTGACCTGATCAAAGAGCAGCTGCGCATCGCCGCGGGTCAGCCACTGTCATACACCCAGGATGACATCAAGATCAAAGGCCACGCGGTTGAGTGCCGTATCAACGCCGAAGATCCTGAGCGCTTCCTGCCTTGCCCAGGCAAAATCGAACGTTTCCACGCGCCTGGCGGCATGGGCGTACGCTGGGAGTCGCACATCTACACCGGCTACAGTGTACCGCCATTCTACGATTCAATGATCGGTAAACTGATCACCTTCGGTGAGAACCGTGACGTGGCGATTGCCCGCATGAAGAATGCGCTTGGCGAGATGATCATCGACGGTATCAAGACCAATGTTCCTCTTCAGCAGGAAATCATGGCAGACGAGAACTTCCAGCACGGTGGAGCCAATATCCACTATCTCGAGAAGAAACTCGGCCTGCAGTAA
- a CDS encoding YhdT family protein has protein sequence MKTLSARYRQAHKEAKWAVGLALAYFAWWYFSAYAFAPNGIDESLPTLYWGFPLWFLLACIIGPVLFTVLCGLMVKYIYRDMSLEIEQEADDE, from the coding sequence ATGAAAACGCTGTCTGCGCGCTATCGCCAGGCCCACAAAGAAGCCAAATGGGCTGTCGGCCTCGCTCTGGCCTACTTCGCCTGGTGGTATTTCTCGGCCTATGCTTTTGCCCCTAACGGCATAGACGAAAGCCTGCCTACCCTATACTGGGGATTCCCGCTGTGGTTCCTGCTGGCCTGTATTATCGGCCCTGTCCTGTTCACCGTGCTCTGCGGCCTGATGGTGAAGTATATCTACCGCGACATGTCGCTCGAAATCGAGCAGGAGGCAGATGATGAATAG
- the panF gene encoding sodium/pantothenate symporter, with amino-acid sequence MNSQLLIPLVLYLMAVFGLAIYTRRHRDSGSGFLNEYLVGNRSMGGFVLAMTLAATYASASSFIGGPGAAYKMGLGWVLLAMIQLPAAWLTLGVLGKKFAIEARRHNALTLNDILYARYKNRAVVIFASLALLLAFFGTMVVQFVGGARLLQTVTGLSYHHGLILFAATVGLYTTIGGFRAVVMTDTVQGIMMIIGTIALLVGIVHAGGSIGEMMGELHRIDPALITPFGPDNFLSQPFMLSFWVLVCFGVIGLPHAAVRCMSYKSTASLHKGMVISTAMVAFLMLGMHLAGALGRAIVPDIASPDQIMPTLMITVLPPVVAGVFLAGPMAAIMSTIDSQLIQASATLLKDLYLNYINPNAALGPEAESRLPKLSLWVTGIFSLLVFVAATNPPDMIIWLNLLAFGGMQAVFLWPLVLGLYWKRASATGAFASMVSGLACYIALSMLKPDLGGIHAIVPTLAISLVTFVLGSLARPVPQQTLQQV; translated from the coding sequence ATGAATAGCCAACTGCTGATCCCACTGGTTCTTTACCTGATGGCCGTGTTCGGCCTTGCCATTTACACCCGCCGCCACCGCGACAGTGGCAGCGGCTTTCTCAATGAATATCTGGTCGGCAACCGCAGCATGGGGGGCTTTGTCCTGGCCATGACGCTGGCCGCCACCTATGCCAGTGCCAGCTCGTTCATCGGTGGGCCGGGCGCCGCCTACAAAATGGGCCTCGGCTGGGTACTGCTGGCCATGATCCAGCTGCCGGCCGCCTGGCTGACCCTCGGGGTGCTAGGCAAAAAATTTGCCATCGAGGCTCGCCGGCACAACGCCCTGACGCTGAACGATATTCTCTATGCCCGCTATAAAAACCGCGCGGTGGTGATCTTCGCTTCGCTGGCGCTGCTGCTGGCCTTTTTCGGCACTATGGTGGTGCAGTTTGTCGGCGGCGCACGCCTGCTGCAAACCGTCACCGGCCTGTCCTACCACCACGGGTTGATCCTGTTTGCCGCCACAGTCGGCCTCTACACCACTATCGGCGGCTTCCGCGCCGTGGTCATGACCGACACCGTACAGGGGATCATGATGATCATCGGCACCATTGCCCTACTGGTTGGCATTGTCCACGCTGGCGGCAGCATTGGTGAGATGATGGGGGAACTACACCGTATCGACCCGGCACTGATCACCCCATTCGGCCCTGACAACTTCCTCAGCCAACCTTTCATGCTCAGTTTCTGGGTGCTGGTATGTTTCGGGGTCATCGGCCTACCCCATGCTGCGGTGCGCTGCATGTCCTATAAATCGACAGCCTCTTTGCACAAGGGCATGGTGATCAGCACCGCCATGGTCGCATTCCTGATGCTCGGCATGCACCTAGCCGGTGCGCTGGGCCGAGCCATCGTGCCGGATATTGCCAGCCCAGATCAGATCATGCCGACATTGATGATAACGGTGCTGCCGCCTGTGGTTGCAGGCGTATTCCTTGCCGGGCCAATGGCCGCCATCATGTCGACCATCGACTCCCAGCTGATCCAGGCCTCGGCCACCCTGCTCAAGGATCTGTACCTGAACTACATCAACCCAAATGCGGCCCTGGGGCCGGAGGCGGAAAGCCGACTGCCAAAGCTGTCGCTGTGGGTCACCGGGATCTTCTCGCTGTTGGTCTTTGTCGCGGCCACCAACCCGCCGGATATGATCATCTGGCTCAACCTGCTGGCTTTTGGCGGCATGCAAGCCGTGTTCCTGTGGCCGCTAGTCCTAGGCCTGTACTGGAAAAGGGCATCGGCGACCGGCGCTTTCGCTTCCATGGTCAGCGGGCTGGCCTGCTATATCGCTCTATCCATGCTCAAGCCCGATTTGGGCGGTATCCATGCCATCGTACCCACCTTGGCGATTAGCCTTGTCACCTTCGTTTTAGGGAGCCTAGCAAGGCCAGTTCCGCAGCAGACCCTACAACAGGTTTAA
- the prmA gene encoding 50S ribosomal protein L11 methyltransferase has translation MPWIQIKLNATAENAEAIGDMLMEETGAVSVTFLDAQDTPVFEPLPGETRLWGDTDVVGLYDAETDMNFVLEMLKNSPLIADDFAHKIEQLEDKDWEREWMDNFHPMRFGRRLWICPSWREVPEPDAVNVMLDPGLAFGTGTHPTTSLCLEWLDGQDLAGKTIIDFGCGSGILAIAALKLGAKKVIGIDIDPQAIQASRDNAERNGVADNLELYLPQDQPEGIQADVVVANILAGPLRELSPVIKSLVKDGGLLAISGVLESQAEDVATYYSDELKLDPIAAREEWCRISGHKA, from the coding sequence ATGCCTTGGATTCAAATCAAACTGAACGCGACGGCTGAGAATGCTGAAGCTATCGGCGACATGCTGATGGAAGAGACGGGCGCAGTCTCGGTAACCTTCCTTGATGCCCAGGACACGCCGGTATTCGAACCTCTGCCGGGTGAAACCCGCTTGTGGGGCGATACCGATGTGGTCGGCCTGTACGATGCAGAAACGGATATGAACTTTGTCCTGGAGATGCTCAAGAACAGCCCGCTGATTGCCGACGATTTTGCCCATAAGATCGAGCAGTTGGAAGACAAGGACTGGGAACGCGAATGGATGGACAACTTCCACCCAATGCGCTTTGGCCGCCGCCTGTGGATTTGCCCTAGCTGGCGTGAGGTCCCTGAACCTGACGCAGTAAACGTGATGCTGGATCCGGGCCTGGCGTTCGGGACCGGTACCCACCCGACCACCTCGCTTTGCCTTGAGTGGCTGGACGGCCAGGATCTGGCCGGCAAAACCATTATCGACTTCGGCTGTGGCTCGGGCATCCTGGCGATTGCCGCTCTGAAGCTGGGTGCCAAGAAGGTGATCGGTATCGATATCGACCCTCAGGCGATCCAAGCCTCCCGTGACAACGCCGAGCGCAATGGCGTTGCCGACAACCTCGAGCTGTACCTGCCACAGGATCAGCCAGAAGGGATCCAGGCAGACGTCGTGGTGGCCAACATTCTAGCGGGCCCACTGCGCGAGCTATCGCCGGTGATCAAGAGCCTGGTCAAGGACGGTGGCCTACTGGCTATCTCGGGGGTACTGGAGAGCCAGGCAGAGGATGTCGCAACCTACTACAGCGACGAACTTAAGCTTGACCCAATTGCGGCCCGTGAAGAGTGGTGCCGCATTTCAGGCCACAAAGCATAA
- the dusB gene encoding tRNA dihydrouridine synthase DusB: MKIGPYQLNNQLIVAPMAGVTDRPFRELCLRYGAGMAVSEMMSSNPDLWKTSKSQNRMVHEGESGIRSVQIAGADPKLMAEAAQFSVENGAQIIDINMGCPAKKVNKRLAGSALLQYPELIEDILRTVVEAVDVPVTLKTRTGWDLENRNCVDIAKRAEQCGIQALALHGRTKACMYKGEAEYDYIKSVKEAISIPVIANGDIDSPEKARFVLDYTGADGLMIGRPAQGRPWIFQEIHHYLTTGEHLPAPSFDEVGSIMLGHVQELHRFYGEYLGLRIARKHVGWYLKEHAPAGDFRRTFNAIEDAQQQLDALQGYFDNVA; this comes from the coding sequence TTGAAGATCGGTCCTTATCAACTTAACAACCAGCTGATAGTCGCCCCAATGGCAGGTGTGACCGATCGGCCTTTCCGCGAATTGTGCCTGCGCTACGGTGCAGGAATGGCAGTGAGCGAAATGATGTCGTCTAACCCAGACCTGTGGAAAACGTCCAAGTCCCAGAACCGCATGGTACATGAAGGCGAATCAGGGATCCGCTCGGTGCAAATCGCCGGTGCCGATCCTAAATTGATGGCCGAAGCGGCTCAGTTCAGCGTTGAAAACGGTGCGCAAATCATCGATATCAACATGGGCTGCCCCGCCAAAAAGGTCAACAAGCGCCTAGCAGGCTCAGCCCTGCTGCAGTACCCCGAGCTGATCGAAGATATCCTTCGCACAGTGGTCGAGGCAGTCGATGTCCCGGTTACGCTCAAAACCCGTACCGGCTGGGATCTTGAAAACCGAAACTGTGTCGATATTGCCAAACGTGCCGAACAGTGTGGCATTCAGGCGCTGGCTCTTCATGGCCGGACCAAAGCCTGCATGTACAAAGGCGAGGCAGAATACGATTACATCAAGTCAGTGAAAGAAGCGATCTCGATTCCGGTGATTGCGAACGGTGATATCGACTCACCGGAGAAGGCACGCTTTGTACTGGATTACACCGGTGCCGATGGCTTGATGATTGGCCGCCCTGCCCAAGGTCGGCCGTGGATTTTCCAGGAAATCCACCATTACTTAACAACTGGCGAACACCTGCCGGCTCCATCATTCGATGAAGTTGGTAGCATTATGCTGGGCCATGTTCAGGAACTCCACCGCTTCTACGGCGAGTACCTGGGCTTGCGTATCGCGCGCAAGCACGTGGGCTGGTATTTGAAAGAGCATGCCCCAGCAGGTGATTTCCGCCGGACCTTCAACGCAATCGAGGATGCCCAACAGCAACTCGATGCGCTGCAAGGCTACTTCGACAACGTTGCATAA
- the fis gene encoding DNA-binding transcriptional regulator Fis — MFEQNLTSEALTVTTVTSQDQITQKPLRDSVKASLKNYLAQLNGQEVDDLYELVLAEVEQPLLDTIMQYTRGNQTRAATMMGINRGTLRKKLKKYGMN; from the coding sequence ATGTTCGAACAAAATCTGACTTCCGAAGCATTGACAGTAACCACTGTTACTTCACAGGACCAAATCACACAGAAGCCACTTCGTGACTCTGTTAAGGCGTCACTGAAAAACTACCTGGCTCAACTAAACGGTCAGGAAGTCGATGATCTGTACGAGCTAGTGCTTGCTGAAGTTGAGCAGCCACTGCTGGACACCATCATGCAGTACACCCGCGGTAACCAAACCCGCGCGGCAACTATGATGGGTATCAACCGCGGTACTCTTCGCAAGAAACTGAAAAAATACGGCATGAACTAA
- a CDS encoding fasciclin domain-containing protein, which yields MNHILRIFNRSLIVFALCFTGLALAEHHEASEVEKNLVQVAASNDDFQTLVMAIKAADLVGTLEGKGPFTVLAPTDDAFAKLPEGTLAELLEPDNKEKLQAVLTYHVLPGAISSAEVAKLKLPETVQGGTVAIETDDEGKVTINGASVITADIPASNGVIHVIDTVLIPE from the coding sequence ATGAATCACATACTCCGTATCTTCAACCGCTCTTTAATTGTTTTTGCTCTTTGTTTTACCGGTCTGGCCTTGGCCGAGCACCATGAAGCCAGCGAGGTGGAAAAGAACCTAGTTCAGGTCGCGGCCAGCAATGACGATTTCCAAACCTTAGTGATGGCTATCAAAGCCGCCGATTTGGTGGGGACATTGGAAGGAAAAGGCCCGTTTACGGTATTGGCGCCAACCGATGATGCCTTTGCCAAACTGCCCGAAGGCACGCTAGCAGAGCTGCTTGAACCGGATAACAAAGAAAAACTACAGGCCGTGCTGACCTACCATGTCTTACCGGGCGCCATTTCTTCGGCGGAGGTGGCCAAGCTAAAATTGCCGGAAACGGTCCAAGGCGGAACGGTGGCCATCGAAACCGATGACGAGGGTAAGGTCACCATCAACGGCGCCAGTGTCATTACGGCGGATATACCAGCCAGCAACGGGGTGATCCATGTCATCGACACGGTGCTTATCCCAGAATAA
- a CDS encoding pyrimidine/purine nucleoside phosphorylase: MLKVNEYFDGQVKSLGFETSGERASVGVMAAGEYTFGTAAPERMTVVKGALTVKLPGHIEWETYYAGDDFEVPGDSSFEVKVSEPTAYLCDYL, translated from the coding sequence ATGTTGAAAGTGAATGAGTATTTTGATGGCCAGGTTAAGTCCCTGGGATTTGAAACGTCTGGCGAGCGTGCCAGTGTCGGGGTAATGGCAGCGGGTGAATACACCTTTGGTACTGCAGCTCCGGAGCGCATGACGGTGGTTAAGGGGGCCCTGACGGTGAAGCTGCCGGGCCATATTGAGTGGGAAACTTATTATGCCGGTGATGACTTTGAAGTGCCGGGTGACTCTTCGTTTGAGGTGAAGGTTTCCGAGCCGACCGCCTACCTGTGTGATTACCTCTGA
- the zntR gene encoding Zn(2+)-responsive transcriptional regulator yields MYLIGQLAKHCGVSSDTLRFYEKNGLLVPAGRSESGYRLYSEDDLSRIRFILRAKAIGLSLDEIRELLDIRLEASQHSCAEVKAITQAKLDEVDRKMAELSRIRKALKKINDACCGHVDDDASHCSILEALGEEELEGRCTEH; encoded by the coding sequence ATGTATTTGATTGGCCAATTGGCTAAGCACTGTGGTGTTAGCAGTGATACGTTGCGGTTTTACGAGAAGAATGGCTTGCTGGTACCGGCCGGGCGCAGCGAGAGTGGCTACCGGCTCTATAGCGAAGATGACCTGTCGCGTATCCGTTTCATCCTTCGGGCCAAGGCGATCGGCCTGAGCCTAGATGAAATTAGGGAGCTGCTCGATATCCGGCTCGAGGCTAGCCAGCACAGCTGTGCCGAGGTCAAGGCGATCACCCAGGCCAAGCTGGACGAGGTCGATCGCAAGATGGCGGAGCTGTCACGGATCCGCAAGGCCCTGAAGAAAATCAACGATGCCTGTTGTGGCCATGTCGATGATGATGCCAGCCATTGCTCTATCCTCGAAGCGTTGGGGGAAGAAGAGTTGGAGGGCCGCTGTACCGAGCATTAG
- the purH gene encoding bifunctional phosphoribosylaminoimidazolecarboxamide formyltransferase/IMP cyclohydrolase, which yields MENARPIRRALISVSDKTGIVEFAQALADRGVDILSTGGTARLLAEQGIKVTEVSDHTGFPEMMDGRVKTLHPKIHGGVLGRRGTDDAVMNEHGIAPIDMVVVNLYPFAATVANPNCTLEDAVENIDIGGPTMVRSAAKNHKDVTIIVNAHDYDRVLTEMATNDGSLTHATRFDLAIAAFEHTAAYDGMIANYFGTMVPSYGDNKEGDEESKFPRTFNQQFEKKQDMRYGENSHQAAAFYVESNPEEASVATARQIQGKALSYNNIADTDAALECVKEFDQPACVIVKHANPCGVALGDNILEAYDRAYKTDPTSAFGGIIAFNKELDAATAQTIVDRQFVEVIIAPSVSAEAVEVVAAKKNVRLLECGEWSSKTTGFDVKRVNGGLLVQDRDQGMVSAADLKVVSKRQPTEEELTDALFCWKVAKYVKSNAIVYAKGNMTIGVGAGQMSRVYSAKIAGIKAADENLEVAGSVMASDAFFPFRDGIDAAAEAGIKCVIQPGGSMRDQEVIDAADEHGMAMIFTGMRHFRH from the coding sequence ATGGAAAACGCTCGTCCTATCCGCCGTGCGCTAATTAGCGTGTCAGACAAAACTGGTATTGTTGAGTTCGCCCAGGCGCTTGCCGATCGTGGTGTCGACATCCTGTCCACAGGTGGCACAGCCCGCCTGCTTGCCGAGCAGGGTATCAAGGTGACTGAAGTTTCCGATCACACAGGCTTCCCTGAAATGATGGACGGTCGTGTCAAGACCCTACACCCGAAAATCCACGGTGGGGTACTGGGCCGTCGCGGTACTGACGATGCAGTGATGAACGAGCATGGCATTGCCCCGATCGACATGGTTGTGGTCAACCTCTACCCGTTCGCCGCCACGGTTGCCAACCCAAACTGCACCCTGGAAGATGCGGTTGAAAACATCGATATCGGTGGCCCGACGATGGTTCGCTCTGCTGCGAAGAACCACAAAGACGTGACCATTATCGTCAATGCCCACGACTACGATCGTGTCCTGACTGAAATGGCGACCAACGACGGTTCACTGACCCATGCCACCCGTTTCGACCTAGCTATTGCGGCTTTCGAGCACACTGCCGCTTACGACGGTATGATCGCCAACTACTTCGGTACCATGGTGCCATCATACGGTGACAACAAGGAAGGCGACGAGGAGTCTAAATTCCCACGTACTTTCAACCAGCAGTTCGAGAAAAAGCAGGACATGCGCTACGGCGAAAACAGCCACCAGGCTGCCGCCTTCTACGTTGAGAGCAACCCGGAAGAAGCATCGGTTGCGACGGCTCGCCAGATCCAAGGCAAAGCGCTGTCTTACAACAACATCGCGGATACCGATGCGGCACTTGAATGTGTCAAAGAGTTCGACCAACCGGCCTGTGTCATCGTTAAACACGCCAACCCTTGCGGTGTAGCGCTAGGTGACAACATCCTTGAAGCTTACGACCGTGCTTACAAAACCGACCCTACATCTGCGTTCGGCGGCATCATTGCCTTCAACAAAGAGCTAGATGCAGCTACTGCACAAACCATTGTCGACCGCCAGTTCGTCGAAGTGATCATCGCACCAAGCGTATCTGCCGAAGCGGTTGAGGTGGTAGCGGCCAAGAAAAACGTTCGCTTGCTCGAGTGTGGCGAATGGAGCAGCAAGACTACTGGCTTCGACGTTAAGCGCGTCAACGGTGGCCTGCTGGTTCAAGACCGTGACCAGGGCATGGTATCGGCAGCTGACCTTAAAGTTGTCTCTAAGCGCCAACCAACAGAAGAAGAGCTAACCGATGCTCTATTCTGCTGGAAAGTCGCTAAATACGTTAAATCTAACGCAATTGTTTACGCTAAAGGCAATATGACTATCGGTGTGGGTGCGGGCCAGATGAGCCGTGTTTACTCCGCGAAAATCGCCGGTATCAAAGCCGCAGACGAGAATTTGGAAGTGGCAGGTAGCGTCATGGCGTCTGATGCCTTCTTCCCGTTCCGTGACGGTATCGATGCAGCCGCTGAAGCAGGTATCAAGTGTGTGATCCAGCCAGGTGGCTCAATGCGCGACCAGGAAGTGATTGACGCCGCCGACGAGCACGGCATGGCGATGATCTTTACGGGCATGCGCCACTTCCGCCACTAA
- the purD gene encoding phosphoribosylamine--glycine ligase codes for MNVLIIGAGGREHALGWKAAQNPNVETVFVAPGNAGTALEPKLENVAIGVEDIAGLVAFATEKAIELTIVGPEAPLVIGVVDAFRAAGLPIFGPTEAAAQLEGSKAFTKDFLARHQIPTGAYANFTEIEPALAYVREQGAPIVVKADGLAAGKGVIVAMTLEEAEEAIKDMLAGNAFGAAGSRVVIEEFLEGEEASFIVMVDGENVLPMATSQDHKRVGDKDTGPNTGGMGAYSPAPVVTPEIHNRIMEEVIYPTVRGMAAEGHPYTGFLYAGLMIAADGTPKVIEYNCRFGDPETQPIMMRMESDLVELCLMAIDEKLDQAESKWDPRASIGVVLAAGGYPASYAKGDVISLPGADVEGQKIFHAGTATNAEGAIVTNGGRVLCATALGNSVSEAQQRAYALTKQVSWNGMFHRNDIGYRAVAREQQEA; via the coding sequence ATGAATGTATTGATTATTGGCGCTGGCGGCCGCGAGCACGCGCTAGGCTGGAAAGCCGCACAAAACCCAAATGTTGAGACCGTTTTCGTTGCCCCGGGCAACGCAGGTACTGCGCTTGAACCTAAACTGGAAAATGTTGCTATTGGCGTTGAAGACATTGCAGGTCTGGTTGCCTTTGCCACAGAAAAAGCCATTGAGCTGACCATTGTTGGCCCCGAAGCACCATTGGTGATCGGCGTAGTGGATGCTTTCCGCGCCGCAGGCCTACCAATCTTCGGCCCAACCGAAGCAGCTGCCCAGCTGGAAGGCTCTAAGGCCTTCACCAAGGACTTCCTGGCCCGCCACCAGATCCCAACCGGTGCCTACGCGAACTTCACTGAGATTGAACCTGCCTTGGCGTACGTGCGCGAACAAGGTGCACCGATTGTGGTCAAGGCTGACGGTTTGGCTGCCGGTAAAGGGGTTATCGTCGCAATGACCCTCGAAGAAGCCGAAGAGGCCATCAAAGACATGCTGGCAGGCAACGCTTTCGGCGCAGCTGGCAGCCGTGTGGTTATCGAAGAATTCCTTGAAGGCGAGGAAGCGAGCTTCATCGTGATGGTTGATGGCGAGAATGTCTTGCCGATGGCCACCAGCCAAGACCACAAGCGGGTCGGCGACAAAGACACCGGACCGAATACCGGTGGTATGGGTGCCTACTCGCCTGCACCAGTGGTTACCCCAGAGATCCACAACCGCATCATGGAAGAAGTGATCTACCCTACCGTACGCGGTATGGCGGCTGAAGGCCACCCTTATACTGGCTTCCTGTATGCCGGCCTAATGATTGCTGCTGACGGTACGCCGAAAGTTATCGAGTACAACTGCCGCTTCGGCGATCCTGAGACCCAGCCGATCATGATGCGTATGGAATCGGATCTGGTTGAGCTGTGCCTGATGGCGATTGACGAGAAGCTGGATCAAGCTGAGTCGAAATGGGACCCACGCGCTTCGATCGGTGTGGTCCTGGCCGCTGGCGGCTACCCGGCGAGCTACGCCAAAGGCGATGTGATCAGCCTGCCTGGCGCAGACGTTGAGGGCCAGAAGATCTTCCACGCCGGAACGGCGACCAACGCCGAAGGCGCTATCGTCACCAATGGCGGCCGCGTACTTTGTGCCACGGCACTGGGTAACTCAGTTTCTGAAGCCCAGCAGCGAGCCTATGCACTGACCAAGCAGGTAAGCTGGAACGGCATGTTCCACCGCAACGATATCGGCTACCGTGCCGTTGCCCGCGAGCAGCAAGAGGCCTAA
- a CDS encoding DUF1481 domain-containing protein, which yields MKRLLTFLTLSLLAGCASNPTVPENNITPVLTHTGGQTLGDSASIYWFTSQQNRPVSLADRVMASDYGDYRTDYRWRDGKLREIKREGKQFDEQQIKPFSLHVRYDTLGNAVFQRYTLGDELIPLSSDQLQQLVQEAKHGTDVVKQQRKDDQSLVQGFWKQGQFYRCADQRPLKVNFSPELPDYVQQQLLEHQQDGYMAVIGQIRRGTLTAAALLLLNDNQPTCLAAPVLLTN from the coding sequence ATGAAGCGACTACTGACTTTTCTTACCCTCTCGCTATTGGCGGGATGCGCCTCCAATCCCACAGTCCCTGAAAATAATATTACGCCAGTGTTGACCCATACCGGTGGCCAGACCCTCGGTGATAGCGCGTCAATCTATTGGTTTACCTCACAGCAAAACCGCCCTGTAAGTTTAGCTGATCGGGTGATGGCCAGTGACTATGGTGACTATCGTACCGATTACCGCTGGCGCGATGGCAAACTGAGAGAAATAAAACGCGAAGGCAAGCAGTTTGATGAGCAGCAGATCAAGCCCTTCTCTCTCCATGTTCGCTACGATACTTTGGGCAATGCGGTATTCCAGCGCTATACCCTGGGAGATGAGCTGATCCCGCTGAGCAGCGATCAGCTGCAGCAGTTGGTCCAGGAAGCTAAGCACGGTACCGATGTGGTCAAGCAGCAGCGCAAGGATGATCAGTCCTTGGTGCAAGGTTTTTGGAAGCAGGGGCAGTTCTATCGCTGTGCTGATCAGCGTCCGTTGAAGGTCAACTTCTCCCCTGAGCTGCCCGATTATGTGCAGCAGCAACTGTTGGAGCATCAGCAGGACGGCTATATGGCGGTCATTGGCCAGATCCGTCGCGGTACCTTGACGGCCGCGGCACTGCTGCTGCTCAACGATAACCAGCCCACCTGTCTGGCAGCACCGGTACTGCTGACGAACTGA
- the hupA gene encoding nucleoid-associated protein HU-alpha, whose product MNKTQLIDLIAEKADLSKAQAKAALESTLDGITDALKEGDQVQLIGFGTFKVNHRAARTGRNPQTGQEIQIAAANVPAFVAGKALKDSVK is encoded by the coding sequence ATGAACAAGACCCAACTGATTGACCTGATCGCTGAAAAAGCAGATCTTTCTAAAGCTCAAGCTAAAGCTGCTCTAGAGTCTACGCTAGACGGTATCACTGATGCGCTTAAAGAAGGTGACCAGGTTCAACTAATCGGCTTTGGTACTTTCAAAGTTAACCACCGTGCAGCGCGTACTGGCCGTAACCCACAAACGGGTCAGGAAATCCAGATCGCAGCAGCAAACGTACCTGCTTTCGTTGCAGGTAAAGCACTGAAAGACTCAGTGAAATAA